Proteins found in one Salvelinus namaycush isolate Seneca unplaced genomic scaffold, SaNama_1.0 Scaffold84, whole genome shotgun sequence genomic segment:
- the LOC120043030 gene encoding zinc finger protein 239-like, whose translation MHLRKMSCKALQPPSHLRDYYSINLLLLIRERRDYRGSSGEPQQHHEAAEAEKSLSRSERLKKHRQRLTGKKSHRCSDCGKSYSRSDSLQLHLRIHTGENSHCCSDCGKRFTSSADLKKHLRIHTGEKPYSCDQCGKSFTRTSNLKAHQRIHTAEKPYSCDQCGKSFSSSSHLTIHQRMHTGEKPHHCFDCGKSYSRSDSLKVHQRIHTGEKPYSCYQCGKSCNNTSSLKTHQRIHTGEKPYNCDHCGKSFNDTSSLKTHQRIHTGEKPYSCSDCGKTFSKSSTLQSHQRIHTGEKPYSCSDCGKTFSKLYTLQSHQRIHTGEKPYSCDQCGKSFVTSSHLTIHQRTHTGDKYYSCDHCGKRYSGKRSLIKHQKMHT comes from the exons ATGCACCTGAGGAAGATGAGCTGCAAGGCCTTACAACCCCCATCTCATCTAAGAGACTACTACAGCATCAATCTGCTCCTGCTG ATCA gagagagacgggactatcgtggatcctctggggagcctcaacaacatcatgaagctgctgaggcagagaagagtctctccaggtCAGAACGTCTCAAAAAACACCGGCAGAGActcacagggaagaaatctcaccgctgctctgactgtgggaagagttactcAAGATCAGATTCACTACAACTTCACCtgagaattcacacaggagagaattctcactgctgctctgactgtgggaagagattcacctcttCAGCAGACCTTAAAAAACATTTGAGAatccatacaggagagaaaccttatagctgtgatcaatgtgggaagagttttactcgtaCAAGTAATCTGAAagcacaccagagaatacacaccgcagagaaaccctatagctgtgatcaatgtgggaagagtttttcttcgtCTAgtcatctgactatacaccagagaatgcacacaggagagaaacctcatcaCTGCtttgactgtggaaagagttacTCAAGATCAGATTCACTGAAAGTGCAccagagaattcacactggagagaaaccttatagctgttatcaatgtgggaagagctgTAATAACACAAGCAGCTTGAaaacacaccagagaattcacactggagaaaAACCTTATAACTGTgatcactgtgggaagagttttaatgATACAAGCAGCCTGAaaacacaccagagaattcacactggagagaaaccttatagctgctctgactgtgggaagaccTTTTCAAAATCATCTACATTGCaatcacaccagagaattcacactggagagaaaccttatagctgctctgactgtgggaagaccTTTTCAAAATTATATACATTacaatcacaccagagaatacacacaggagagaaaccttacagctgtgatcaatgtgggaagagttttgttacgtctagccatctgactatacaccagagaacacacacaggagataaatattatagctgtgatcattgtgggaagagatactctggtaaaagatctctgattaaacatcagaaaatgcatacatga